The Pseudomonas sp. TH06 genome has a window encoding:
- a CDS encoding PAS domain-containing protein, protein MNAVPTTDDAQALIARTDWNRTPLGAAGTWPQSLRTAVDIVIHSPMPMLLLWGTELTQIYNNGFALLAGSKHPHAFGQPAHQIWPELRDFTDPIYSAVLQGQVRTYSERRFTLQREGKDSDFWLDLTYSPIRDENAQVAGILVTAIETNERRRIALELQQRSDDSLKAQRETEERLQLALAATDAVGTWDWDIGEDRFIADAHFAQLHGIDPSRAGQLPISDYLHGVHPEDRALVARSIKHCITHGTEYAEEYRLLLPDGEQRWVFARGRCYKDHHGRPVRFLGAALDLTERKQTEQALRQSQTELQLIINAMPILISYVDHEERFRLNNAAYLDWYGLTPQELYGRTIREVIGEEAYFLRAPYIAEALAGRPCSFSLYTNHRDGSARHALMNYLPRHGPDGAVNGFYIFVIDETERKKTEEALRNLNETLEERVSARTDQLAQANQRLQNEMFERERAEDALRHAQKMEAVGQLTGGIAHDFNNMLTGIIGSLDLMQRYIADGRADEIGRFTDAAVSSANRAAALTHRLLAFSRRQSLDRKTLNVNELIHSLEDLIRRTKGDPIELTLRLAENVWPVSTDVSQLENALLNLVINARDAMPEGGELLIETANVYLDGSDLSTLEPVNAGDYLMLAVSDNGTGMTPSVRSKAFDPFFTTKPIGQGTGLGLSMIYGFAQQSGGHVGLDSLPGQGTCVRLYLPRLYGIEAERPTVVAIEQTSSTATGETVVVVEDDPAVRMLVIDLLTGLGYQAHEAEDAKTALPLLESDLRVDLLVTDVGLPGMNGRQLAEIARQRRPTLKVLFMTGYAQNAAERQGFLEDGMDMVAKPFSIELLAGKIRTMLSQTS, encoded by the coding sequence ATGAACGCTGTACCCACCACTGACGATGCCCAGGCTCTGATCGCCCGTACCGACTGGAATCGCACCCCGTTGGGCGCGGCTGGCACTTGGCCGCAGAGCTTGCGAACCGCCGTGGACATCGTGATTCACTCGCCGATGCCGATGTTGCTGCTGTGGGGCACGGAGCTGACGCAGATCTACAACAACGGCTTCGCCCTGCTCGCCGGGAGCAAGCATCCGCACGCTTTCGGACAACCTGCGCACCAGATATGGCCAGAACTTCGAGACTTCACTGACCCGATTTACAGCGCCGTCCTACAAGGCCAGGTGCGCACCTACAGTGAACGGCGTTTCACCCTGCAGCGTGAAGGCAAGGATTCGGACTTCTGGCTGGACCTGACTTACAGCCCGATCCGCGATGAAAACGCGCAAGTGGCCGGGATTCTGGTCACCGCCATCGAAACCAACGAGCGTCGGCGCATCGCGCTGGAACTGCAACAACGCTCCGATGACAGCCTCAAGGCCCAGCGCGAAACCGAAGAGCGCCTGCAACTGGCGCTTGCCGCGACCGATGCGGTCGGCACCTGGGACTGGGACATCGGCGAAGATCGCTTCATCGCCGATGCGCATTTCGCCCAGTTGCACGGCATTGATCCGTCACGCGCCGGACAATTGCCCATCAGTGATTACCTGCACGGCGTGCACCCCGAAGACCGCGCGCTGGTCGCCCGCAGCATCAAGCATTGCATCACTCACGGCACCGAATACGCCGAGGAATACCGCTTGTTGCTGCCCGATGGCGAACAGCGTTGGGTGTTTGCCCGAGGCCGCTGCTACAAGGATCACCATGGCCGCCCGGTGCGCTTCCTCGGCGCAGCACTGGATCTGACCGAGCGCAAACAGACCGAACAGGCGTTGCGCCAAAGCCAGACCGAGCTGCAGTTGATCATCAATGCCATGCCGATCCTGATCAGCTACGTCGACCACGAAGAACGGTTTCGCCTGAACAACGCGGCGTATCTCGACTGGTACGGGCTGACCCCGCAGGAGTTGTATGGCCGCACGATTCGTGAAGTGATCGGCGAAGAGGCGTATTTTCTGCGCGCACCGTATATCGCCGAAGCGCTGGCCGGCCGCCCTTGCTCGTTCAGCCTCTACACCAATCACCGCGACGGTAGCGCCCGGCATGCGCTGATGAATTACCTGCCGCGTCACGGACCCGATGGCGCAGTCAACGGCTTTTACATTTTCGTGATCGACGAAACCGAACGTAAAAAGACCGAAGAAGCACTGCGCAATCTCAACGAAACCCTTGAGGAGCGAGTCAGCGCCCGAACCGATCAACTGGCGCAGGCCAATCAACGTTTGCAGAACGAAATGTTCGAGCGTGAGCGCGCCGAAGATGCGTTGCGCCATGCGCAGAAGATGGAAGCGGTCGGCCAGCTTACCGGCGGCATCGCCCATGACTTCAACAACATGCTCACGGGGATCATCGGCAGCCTCGACCTGATGCAGCGCTATATCGCCGATGGCCGCGCGGACGAGATCGGCCGCTTCACTGACGCAGCGGTGTCCTCGGCCAACCGTGCAGCGGCCCTCACCCATCGGTTACTGGCGTTCTCGCGGCGCCAGTCGCTGGATCGCAAGACCCTGAACGTCAATGAGCTGATCCATTCGCTGGAGGATCTGATCCGTCGCACCAAAGGCGATCCGATCGAACTCACCTTGCGCCTGGCCGAAAATGTCTGGCCGGTCAGCACCGACGTCAGCCAACTGGAAAATGCCCTGCTCAATCTGGTGATCAACGCCCGCGACGCCATGCCTGAGGGCGGTGAACTGCTGATCGAGACCGCCAACGTCTATCTCGATGGCAGCGACCTTTCGACGCTGGAGCCGGTCAACGCCGGCGACTACCTGATGTTGGCGGTCAGCGACAACGGCACCGGCATGACACCTTCGGTACGCTCCAAGGCCTTCGATCCGTTTTTCACCACCAAACCCATTGGTCAGGGCACCGGCCTCGGGCTATCGATGATTTATGGTTTTGCCCAGCAATCCGGCGGCCATGTCGGCCTCGACAGTTTGCCGGGCCAGGGCACGTGCGTGCGCCTGTATTTGCCACGTTTGTATGGCATCGAAGCTGAACGCCCGACTGTTGTAGCCATTGAGCAGACGTCGTCGACTGCAACGGGTGAAACCGTGGTGGTAGTCGAGGATGATCCGGCGGTGCGCATGCTGGTCATCGATCTGCTGACAGGTCTGGGTTATCAGGCGCATGAAGCGGAAGACGCGAAGACCGCCCTGCCACTGCTGGAGTCGGATTTGCGTGTGGATCTGCTGGTCACCGACGTGGGCCTGCCGGGCATGAATGGCCGGCAACTGGCAGAGATCGCCCGCCAGCGTCGTCCGACCCTCAAAGTGTTGTTCATGACCGGGTATGCGCAGAACGCCGCCGAGCGTCAGGGTTTTCTGGAGGACGGCATGGACATGGTGGCCAAACCGTTTTCGATTGAGTTGCTGGCCGGCAAGATCCGCACGATGCTCAGCCAAACGTCTTGA
- a CDS encoding peptidylprolyl isomerase — translation MKAQARHILVKTAEEAEQLKQRIAKGEAFDMLAKKYSTCPSGKRGGDLGEVRPGQMVGAIDAVIFKKPLRTVHGPIKSKFGYHLVQVFYRD, via the coding sequence ATGAAAGCCCAAGCCCGCCACATTCTGGTGAAAACCGCCGAAGAGGCCGAACAGCTCAAACAACGCATTGCCAAGGGCGAAGCGTTTGATATGCTGGCGAAGAAATATTCGACCTGCCCGTCCGGCAAACGCGGCGGTGATCTGGGTGAAGTGCGGCCGGGGCAGATGGTCGGTGCGATCGACGCGGTGATTTTCAAGAAGCCGTTGCGCACGGTGCATGGGCCGATCAAGAGCAAGTTCGGTTATCACCTGGTGCAGGTGTTTTACCGGGATTGA
- a CDS encoding sugar kinase, with translation MTTLSPLGPNTPRIALIGECMIELQQRADGSLQQSFGGDTLNTAVYLSRALGDKAQVDYVTALGDDSFSDAMCASWASEGIGLQRVQRLAGRLPGLYCIQTDANGERRFLYWRNEAAVRDCFTTPAAEPILAALPDYDVLYFSGITLAVLGAQGRDRLIQTLIEARQRDARIVFDNNYRPRLWASPEEARAAYRSVFPHIDLALLTVDDEQALFGFSDCDAVFAAYTQIGTPEVVLKRGAEACLIRCDGEAFEVPAQKVEKVVDTTAAGDSFSAAYLASRLRGGSPAEAAQAGHRLASRVIQVPGALIPHP, from the coding sequence ATGACCACCCTAAGCCCCTTGGGCCCGAACACCCCGCGCATCGCCCTGATCGGCGAATGCATGATCGAACTCCAGCAGCGTGCCGACGGCAGCCTGCAACAAAGCTTCGGCGGCGACACCCTCAACACCGCGGTCTACCTGTCCCGCGCCTTGGGCGACAAGGCTCAGGTCGACTACGTCACGGCGCTCGGTGATGACAGCTTCAGCGACGCCATGTGCGCCAGTTGGGCCAGCGAAGGCATTGGCCTGCAAAGGGTGCAACGCCTGGCCGGGCGGCTGCCCGGCCTGTATTGCATTCAGACCGATGCCAACGGCGAACGTCGTTTTCTCTACTGGCGCAACGAAGCCGCCGTGCGTGATTGCTTCACCACGCCGGCCGCCGAGCCGATTCTGGCTGCGTTGCCGGATTACGACGTGCTGTATTTCAGCGGCATCACCCTGGCTGTTCTCGGTGCGCAGGGCCGCGACCGATTGATCCAGACCCTGATCGAAGCCCGCCAGCGTGATGCGCGAATCGTTTTCGACAACAACTACCGGCCCCGTTTGTGGGCCTCACCGGAAGAGGCGCGGGCGGCGTATCGCAGCGTTTTTCCGCACATAGACCTGGCGTTGTTGACGGTGGATGACGAGCAGGCCCTGTTCGGTTTTTCCGATTGCGATGCGGTGTTCGCGGCTTACACGCAGATCGGCACGCCGGAAGTGGTGCTCAAGCGCGGTGCCGAGGCGTGTCTGATTCGTTGTGATGGCGAAGCGTTTGAAGTGCCGGCGCAGAAGGTCGAAAAGGTTGTGGACACCACGGCGGCGGGGGATTCGTTCAGTGCGGCGTATCTGGCCAGTCGTTTGAGGGGTGGCAGTCCGGCAGAAGCGGCGCAGGCCGGACATCGGTTGGCTAGTCGGGTGATCCAGGTTCCCGGCGCTCTGATTCCCCACCCTTGA
- a CDS encoding amino acid deaminase → MTTAINTAVEKGDAAIGAHLVRDVSLPALVLHREALEHNIRWMQKFVSDSGAELAPHGKTSMTPALFKRQLDAGAWGITLASATQTRAAYAHGVRRVLMANQLVGTPNMALIADLLADPTFDFYCMVDHPDNVADLGTYFTSRGVKLNVMIEYGVVGGRCGCRSEREVIELAKAINAQPALALTGIEGYEGVIHGDHAVSGIREFAASLVRLAVQLQDSGAFAIAKPIITASGSAWYDLIAESFEAQNAAGRFLSVLRPGSYVAHDHGIYKEAQCCVLDRRSDLHEGLRPALEVWAHVQSLPEPGFAVIALGKRDVAFDAGLPVPLLRYKAGVVPAVGDDVGACKVTAVMDQHAFMTVAPGVELRVGDIVSFGTSHPCLTFDKWRVGLLVDEQLSVIEGMETCF, encoded by the coding sequence ATGACGACTGCCATCAATACCGCTGTGGAAAAGGGCGATGCCGCCATCGGCGCGCACCTGGTGCGTGACGTCAGCCTGCCGGCGCTAGTGCTGCACCGCGAGGCGCTGGAGCACAACATTCGCTGGATGCAGAAGTTTGTCAGCGACAGCGGCGCCGAACTCGCGCCCCACGGTAAAACCAGCATGACCCCGGCGCTGTTCAAACGTCAGCTCGACGCCGGTGCCTGGGGCATCACCCTCGCCAGCGCCACCCAGACCCGTGCCGCTTACGCCCACGGTGTACGCCGAGTGCTGATGGCCAACCAATTGGTCGGCACTCCGAACATGGCACTGATCGCCGATCTGCTCGCCGACCCGACGTTTGATTTTTATTGCATGGTCGATCACCCGGACAACGTCGCCGATCTCGGCACCTACTTCACTTCGCGCGGCGTGAAGCTCAACGTGATGATCGAGTACGGCGTGGTCGGCGGCCGCTGCGGTTGCCGCAGCGAGCGGGAAGTCATCGAACTGGCCAAGGCGATCAACGCGCAACCGGCGCTGGCGCTGACCGGTATCGAAGGTTACGAAGGCGTGATTCATGGCGATCACGCGGTCAGCGGCATCCGCGAATTCGCCGCGTCACTGGTGCGTCTGGCCGTGCAGTTGCAGGACAGCGGCGCTTTCGCCATCGCCAAACCGATCATCACTGCGTCGGGTTCGGCGTGGTATGACCTGATTGCCGAATCTTTTGAAGCGCAGAACGCGGCCGGCCGCTTCCTCAGCGTGTTGCGTCCGGGCAGTTACGTGGCGCACGACCACGGCATCTACAAAGAGGCGCAATGCTGCGTGCTCGATCGTCGCAGCGACCTGCACGAAGGCCTGCGTCCGGCACTGGAAGTCTGGGCGCACGTGCAATCGCTGCCGGAGCCGGGCTTTGCGGTGATTGCCCTGGGCAAGCGCGATGTCGCCTTCGATGCCGGTCTGCCGGTGCCGTTGCTGCGTTACAAAGCCGGAGTGGTGCCGGCGGTTGGCGACGATGTCGGTGCGTGCAAAGTGACAGCGGTGATGGACCAGCATGCGTTCATGACTGTAGCGCCGGGCGTTGAGTTGCGCGTGGGTGACATCGTTTCATTTGGTACATCGCACCCATGCCTGACTTTTGACAAGTGGCGTGTGGGATTACTGGTGGATGAGCAGTTGTCGGTAATCGAAGGCATGGAGACTTGCTTCTAA
- a CDS encoding IclR family transcriptional regulator, with product MTEDTIKRRARGLDRAFDILDFLKEIGQPLRPNDIANGIGSPKSTVYELVASLLERRILEPVGKDGHVYLGRQLYFLGQAHLRHFDLSREADHALQEIVSQTRETAQMCLLNGRKYTVALMKEGERHFRISSDIGENAPIPWTASGRLLLAHLSDQQIIDLIDEGDYILPDGQRLPLERFLAEIRQAGIDGFFSFDSVADTFTHCFAAPVKDPYGVAICTLCIVAPRADAKNNYNDYRRVLIESANSLARRINE from the coding sequence ATGACCGAAGACACCATCAAACGCCGGGCCCGCGGTCTGGACCGGGCGTTCGATATCCTCGATTTCCTCAAGGAGATCGGCCAGCCGCTGCGCCCCAACGATATCGCCAACGGCATCGGCAGCCCGAAATCCACGGTCTACGAGCTGGTCGCTTCCTTGCTGGAGCGGCGGATTCTGGAGCCGGTGGGCAAGGACGGTCACGTCTATCTCGGCCGTCAGTTGTATTTCCTCGGGCAGGCGCATTTGCGTCATTTCGACCTCAGTCGCGAGGCCGATCATGCCCTGCAGGAGATCGTCAGCCAGACCCGCGAAACCGCGCAGATGTGCCTGCTCAACGGGCGCAAATACACGGTGGCGTTGATGAAGGAGGGCGAGCGGCATTTCCGCATTTCTTCCGACATCGGCGAAAACGCGCCGATCCCATGGACCGCTTCCGGTCGCCTGCTGCTGGCGCATTTGAGCGATCAACAGATTATCGACCTGATCGACGAAGGCGACTACATCCTGCCCGACGGCCAGCGCCTGCCGCTGGAACGTTTTCTGGCGGAGATCCGTCAGGCCGGCATCGATGGATTTTTCTCCTTCGACAGCGTTGCCGACACGTTCACCCATTGCTTCGCCGCCCCGGTCAAAGACCCTTATGGCGTAGCGATCTGCACCCTGTGCATCGTCGCTCCACGGGCCGATGCGAAGAACAATTACAACGACTATCGCCGGGTACTGATCGAGAGCGCCAACAGCCTCGCCCGGCGAATCAACGAATAA
- a CDS encoding RidA family protein, whose amino-acid sequence MSITRYGTGSTAAGGQPRPFARAVEADGWLHVSGQVPALDGEIIVGGIVEQTHQTMKNLIAILEEAGYGLEDVVRAGVWLDDPRDFSSFNKVFGEYFKPEHAPARACVQATMMVDCKVEIDCIAYKKKA is encoded by the coding sequence ATGAGCATTACTCGTTACGGCACCGGCAGCACCGCCGCTGGTGGCCAGCCTCGCCCATTCGCCCGCGCCGTTGAAGCCGATGGCTGGCTGCACGTGTCCGGCCAGGTGCCGGCGCTGGACGGCGAGATCATTGTTGGCGGCATCGTCGAGCAGACTCACCAGACCATGAAGAACCTGATCGCGATTCTCGAAGAGGCCGGTTATGGCCTGGAGGACGTCGTTCGTGCAGGCGTGTGGCTGGACGACCCACGGGATTTCAGCAGTTTCAACAAGGTTTTCGGTGAGTACTTCAAACCGGAGCACGCTCCGGCGCGGGCCTGTGTGCAGGCGACCATGATGGTCGATTGCAAGGTCGAGATCGACTGCATCGCGTACAAGAAAAAGGCCTGA
- a CDS encoding amino acid ABC transporter ATP-binding protein — translation MTEAQVSNIQNGQPLLDIRGLHKQYGAVEVLKGVDLSMQRGNVVTLIGSSGSGKTTLLRCVNMLEEFQGGQILLDGESIGYDEVNGKRVRHGEKVIARHRAMTGMAFQQFNLFPHLTALQNVTLGLLKVKKMHKDEAVVLAEKWLERVGLLERRNHFPGQLSGGQQQRVAIARAIAMNPSLMLFDEVTSALDPELVGEVLNVIKGLAEDGMTMLLVTHEMRFAFEVSDKIVFMNQGRIEEQGPPKELFERPQSPRLAEFLKSTRF, via the coding sequence ATGACTGAAGCTCAAGTTTCCAACATTCAAAACGGCCAGCCACTGCTCGACATCCGTGGCCTGCACAAACAGTACGGCGCGGTCGAAGTGCTCAAGGGTGTCGACCTCAGCATGCAGCGCGGCAACGTGGTGACGCTGATCGGTTCCAGCGGCTCCGGCAAGACCACACTGCTGCGCTGCGTGAACATGCTTGAAGAGTTTCAGGGCGGGCAGATCCTGCTCGATGGCGAGTCCATCGGCTACGACGAGGTCAACGGCAAGCGCGTACGCCATGGCGAAAAAGTTATTGCCCGGCATCGTGCGATGACCGGCATGGCGTTTCAGCAATTCAACCTGTTCCCGCATCTGACGGCGTTGCAGAACGTCACTTTGGGCCTGCTCAAGGTGAAGAAAATGCACAAGGACGAAGCCGTGGTACTGGCCGAGAAATGGCTGGAGCGGGTCGGCCTGCTGGAACGCCGCAATCACTTTCCCGGTCAGTTGTCCGGCGGTCAGCAACAGCGCGTGGCGATTGCCCGGGCGATTGCGATGAACCCGAGCCTGATGCTGTTTGACGAAGTCACCTCGGCCCTCGACCCGGAACTGGTCGGCGAAGTGCTCAACGTGATCAAGGGGCTCGCCGAAGACGGCATGACCATGCTGCTGGTGACCCACGAAATGCGTTTTGCCTTCGAGGTTTCGGACAAGATCGTTTTCATGAATCAGGGGCGGATCGAAGAGCAGGGACCTCCCAAGGAACTGTTCGAACGCCCGCAATCGCCGCGTCTGGCTGAGTTTCTCAAGAGCACGCGGTTTTAA
- a CDS encoding amino acid ABC transporter permease produces the protein MYQSPSWLHELWVARETLLQGFLTSVQVSALAILFGTLLGVVTGLVLTYGRFWMRAPFRFYVDLIRGTPVFVLVLACFYMAPALGWQISAFQAGALGLTLFCGSHVAEIVRGALQALPRGQMEAGKAIGLTFYQSLGYVLLPQALRQILPTWVNSSTEIVKASTLLSVIGVAELLLSTQQIIARTFMTLEFYLFAGFLFFVINYGIELLGRHIEKRVALP, from the coding sequence ATGTACCAATCACCTAGTTGGTTGCATGAATTGTGGGTGGCGCGGGAAACCCTGCTGCAAGGGTTTTTGACCAGTGTGCAGGTGTCGGCGCTGGCGATTCTGTTTGGCACGCTGCTCGGTGTCGTCACCGGTCTGGTGCTGACTTACGGCAGATTCTGGATGCGCGCGCCGTTTCGCTTTTACGTCGACCTGATTCGCGGCACCCCGGTGTTTGTGCTGGTGCTGGCCTGCTTCTATATGGCCCCGGCGCTGGGCTGGCAGATCAGCGCGTTTCAGGCCGGCGCCCTGGGCCTGACCTTGTTCTGCGGCTCGCACGTGGCGGAAATCGTCCGGGGTGCACTGCAAGCGTTGCCCCGTGGGCAGATGGAAGCGGGCAAGGCCATCGGCCTGACGTTTTATCAATCCCTCGGCTATGTGCTGTTGCCCCAGGCGTTGCGGCAGATCCTGCCAACGTGGGTCAATTCGTCCACCGAAATCGTCAAGGCCTCGACCTTGCTCTCGGTGATCGGCGTCGCCGAATTGCTCCTCAGCACGCAACAGATCATCGCTCGAACTTTCATGACGCTCGAGTTTTACCTGTTCGCCGGATTTCTGTTTTTCGTCATCAACTACGGCATCGAATTACTCGGCCGGCACATTGAAAAGCGGGTGGCCTTGCCATGA
- a CDS encoding amino acid ABC transporter permease, whose protein sequence is MNYQLNFAAVWRDFDTLLAGLGLGLELALVSIAIGCVIGLLMAFALLSKHRALRVLASVYVTVIRNTPILVLILLIYFALPSLGIRLDKIPSFIITLSLYAGAYLTEVFRGGLLSIPKGQREAGLAIGLGEWQVKAYVTVPVMLRNVLPALSNNFISLFKDTSLAAAIAVPELTYYARKINVESYRVIETWLVTTALYVAACYLIAMLLRYLEQRLAIRR, encoded by the coding sequence ATGAACTATCAGTTGAACTTTGCCGCCGTGTGGCGTGATTTCGACACCTTGCTGGCGGGGCTCGGTCTGGGTCTTGAACTGGCGCTGGTGTCGATCGCCATCGGCTGCGTGATCGGCCTGCTGATGGCGTTTGCCTTGCTCTCGAAGCATCGCGCCTTGCGGGTGCTGGCTTCGGTGTATGTGACGGTGATCCGTAACACGCCGATTCTGGTTTTGATTCTGTTGATCTACTTTGCGTTGCCGAGCCTGGGGATCCGGCTGGACAAGATTCCGTCGTTCATCATCACCCTGTCGTTGTATGCCGGGGCGTACCTGACCGAAGTGTTCCGTGGCGGTTTGCTCAGCATTCCGAAGGGACAGCGTGAAGCCGGGTTGGCTATCGGTCTCGGTGAATGGCAGGTCAAGGCCTACGTCACGGTGCCGGTGATGCTGCGCAACGTGTTGCCGGCGTTGTCGAACAACTTCATTTCACTGTTCAAGGACACCTCGCTGGCGGCTGCGATTGCCGTGCCAGAGCTGACCTATTACGCGCGCAAGATCAATGTGGAGAGCTACCGGGTGATCGAAACCTGGCTGGTGACCACGGCGCTCTATGTCGCGGCCTGTTACCTCATTGCCATGCTGCTGCGTTACCTCGAGCAGCGTCTGGCGATCCGCCGATAG
- a CDS encoding transporter substrate-binding domain-containing protein, with protein MHRRPSLFKACVFVLAASSTVMGLAQAADSKLDSVLARGKLIVGTGSTNAPWHFQGADGKLQGFDIDIARMVAKGLFNDPSKVEFVVQSSDARIPNLLTDKVDMSCQFITVTASRAQQVAFTLPYYREGVGLLLPNNSKYKEIEDLQAGGDSVTVAVLQNVYAEELVHQALPKAKVDQYDSVDLMYQAVNSGRADAAATDQSSVKYLMVQNPGRYRSPTYAWSPQTYACAVKRGDQDWLNFVNTALHEAMTGVEFPTYAASFKQWFGVDLPSPAIGFPVEFK; from the coding sequence ATGCATCGCCGTCCTTCGTTGTTCAAAGCGTGTGTTTTTGTTCTTGCAGCTTCTTCCACTGTCATGGGCCTGGCCCAAGCAGCCGACAGCAAGCTCGACAGTGTTCTGGCTCGCGGCAAATTGATTGTCGGTACCGGCAGCACCAATGCGCCGTGGCACTTTCAGGGCGCGGACGGCAAGTTGCAGGGGTTTGATATCGACATCGCCAGGATGGTGGCCAAAGGTCTGTTCAACGATCCGAGCAAAGTCGAGTTTGTCGTGCAGTCGTCTGATGCGCGAATTCCCAATCTGCTCACCGACAAGGTCGACATGAGCTGCCAGTTCATCACTGTCACCGCCAGCCGTGCCCAGCAAGTCGCGTTCACTCTGCCGTACTACCGTGAAGGCGTTGGGCTGCTGCTGCCGAACAACAGCAAGTACAAGGAAATCGAAGACCTGCAGGCCGGCGGCGACAGCGTCACTGTGGCGGTGCTGCAAAACGTCTATGCCGAAGAACTGGTGCATCAGGCATTGCCCAAGGCCAAGGTCGATCAGTACGACAGCGTCGACCTGATGTATCAGGCCGTTAACTCCGGCCGCGCCGATGCTGCCGCCACTGACCAGTCTTCGGTCAAATACCTGATGGTGCAGAACCCTGGCCGTTATCGCAGCCCGACTTACGCCTGGAGCCCGCAGACCTACGCTTGCGCGGTCAAACGCGGCGATCAGGACTGGTTGAACTTCGTCAACACCGCGCTGCATGAAGCCATGACCGGGGTGGAGTTCCCGACCTATGCCGCCTCTTTCAAGCAATGGTTCGGTGTTGATCTGCCGTCTCCAGCCATCGGTTTCCCAGTCGAATTCAAATGA
- a CDS encoding thioredoxin family protein, whose amino-acid sequence MSVNAALSELAPTYRKALKTWRPVILYFANEHCPACEWAGPVFRQIAEPYRHRANIYMLNTSESPRHPQVTGTPTVLFYKDGRLVKKLKGIGDEETLAADFARHIGRTKAPTVQRKQQHDLSWLRRTLRNLCTVPRARRQLC is encoded by the coding sequence ATGAGCGTGAATGCAGCTCTCTCCGAATTGGCGCCCACTTACCGCAAAGCCCTGAAAACCTGGCGCCCGGTGATCCTCTACTTCGCCAACGAACACTGCCCCGCCTGCGAATGGGCCGGGCCGGTTTTCCGGCAGATCGCCGAGCCGTATCGGCATCGCGCCAATATCTACATGCTCAACACCAGCGAATCACCGCGCCACCCACAGGTGACGGGGACGCCGACGGTGCTGTTCTACAAGGACGGCAGGCTGGTGAAAAAACTCAAGGGGATTGGCGACGAGGAAACACTGGCGGCGGACTTTGCCCGGCATATTGGCAGGACCAAGGCCCCGACGGTGCAGCGAAAGCAACAACATGACCTGAGCTGGCTTCGGCGCACATTGCGCAACCTCTGCACCGTCCCTCGTGCGCGCCGACAACTTTGCTAA